Proteins encoded together in one Coffea arabica cultivar ET-39 chromosome 2c, Coffea Arabica ET-39 HiFi, whole genome shotgun sequence window:
- the LOC113726865 gene encoding pentatricopeptide repeat-containing protein At2g44880-like, translating to MNQRAWVWSPAEKKCIFLLQRRNTKATLLQVHAFMIQNALQTNVNLLTKLITTFATVVPASGIHHARRIFDFCHRKNDTFLCNTMIKSHLAARQYSEATRLYTYLLKNEAFKPDNYTFSSLAKCCGLNLAVWEGLGIHNHAMKSGFVSNLYVGTSFVDMYGKFGEMGFARKMFDEMTERSSVSWTALIDGYVKNGDMAAALGLFYFMPEKDVAAYNVMIDAYVKMREMGLARSLFETMPERNVVSWTSMIDGYCSIGDVDEARLFFDAMPERNLFSWNAMIGGYCQNKQPHEALRLFHALQLERMIEPDDVTLVSILPAIADLGALELGSWVYHFARRKKLDRSSNLCTALVDMYAKCGEIEKARGVFDAIQLKETSIWNALINGLAVNGRAEEALEVFLEMKGKGFKPNDVTMLGVLSACNHGGLVKEGRRWFKAMEGFGLTPRVEHYGCLVDLLGRAGCLDEAESLIDRMPYEANGIILSSFLFACYYAKDISRAERVIRKAIDMEPWNDGNYIMLRNLYASERRWNDVEEIKGLMSKKGAKKEVGCSVIEINGKVCEFVAGDKLHPESAVIHLAMEHLQLHMKAESTYWF from the coding sequence ATGAACCAAAGGGCATGGGTATGGAGTCCAGCAGAGAAGAAGTGCATCTTTCTCCTCCAGCGAAGGAACACCAAGGCAACACTTCTCCAGGTCCACGCTTTCATGATCCAAAACGCCCTCCAAACCAACGTTAACCTCCTCACTAAACTTATAACCACCTTTGCCACCGTCGTCCCCGCATCTGGTATCCACCATGCCCGCCGTATATTCGACTTCTGCCATCGAAAGAACGACACTTTTCTTTGCAATACAATGATTAAATCCCATTTAGCTGCGCGTCAGTATAGTGAAGCTACACGTCTGTATACATATTTGCTAAAAAATGAAGCGTTTAAGCCAGACAACTACACATTTTCCAGCCTTGCTAAGTGTTGTGGGCTAAATTTGGCGGTCTGGGAAGGCTTGGGGATTCATAATCACGCTATGAAAAGTGGGTTTGTATCTAATTTGTATGTTGGGACTTCATTCGTTGATATGTATGGGAAGTTCGGAGAAATGGGTTTTGCGAGAAAGATGTTCGATGAAATGACTGAGAGAAGTTCCGTTTCTTGGACTGCTCTCATTGATGGGTACGTGAAAAATGGTGATATGGCTGCGGCTTTgggacttttttattttatgccgGAGAAAGATGTGGCCGCCTATAATGTGATGATTGATGCTTATGTAAAGATGAGGGAGATGGGTTTGGCTAGGAGTTTGTTCGAGACAATGCCGGAGAGGAATGTAGTGTCTTGGACTAGTATGATTGATGGTTACTGTAGTATTGGTGATGTTGATGAAGCTAGGTTGTTTTTTGACGCGATGCCAGAGAGGAATTTGTTTTCTTGGAATGCAATGATTGGGGGATATTGCCAAAATAAGCAACCCCATGAGGCTTTGAGGTTGTTTCATGCGTTGCAACTGGAGAGGATGATTGAACCAGATGATGTTACTCTTGTGAGTATTCTTCCAGCTATTGCTGATCTCGGTGCTCTTGAATTGGGGAGCTGGGTTTACCATTTTGCTAGGAGGAAAAAATTGGATAGATCATCAAATCTTTGCACTGCCTTGGTTGATATGTATGCAAAGTGTGGAGAAATTGAGAAAGCTAGAGGTGTTTTTGATGCCATACAGTTAAAAGAAACATCTATATGGAATGCTTTGATTAATGGGTTGGCAGTGAATGGGCGTGCTGAAGAAGCTCTAGAGGTATTTTTGGAGATGAAGGGTAAAGGGTTCAAGCCAAATGATGTTACCATGCTTGGAGTTTTATCAGCTTGCAACCATGGGGGTTTAGTGAAGGAAGGAAGGAGATGGTTTAAAGCAATGGAAGGATTCGGGCTTACCCCGAGAGTTGAGCATTATGGCTGTCTTGTAGATCTGTTGGGAAGGGCAGGATGTCTGGATGAAGCTGAAAGCTTGATTGACCGCATGCCTTATGAGGCTAATGGAATTATATTAAGTTCTTTTCTATTTGCTTGTTACTATGCTAAAGATATTTCGAGGGCTGAGAGAGTAATAAGAAAGGCAATTGATATGGAACCTTGGAATGATGGGAACTATATTATGCTAAGAAATCTTTATGCCTCTGAGAGAAGATGGAATGATGTAGAGGAGATCAAAGGTTTGATGAGCAAAAAGGGGGCAAAGAAGGAGGTAGGTTGTAGTGTCATCGAGATCAATGGCAAGGTTTGTGAGTTTGTTGCTGGGGATAAACTGCACCCAGAGTCAGCTGTCATACACTTAGCCATGGAGCATTTGCAGTTGCACATGAAGGCAGAGAGTACTTATTGGTTCTGA